In Pseudomonas poae, a single genomic region encodes these proteins:
- a CDS encoding copper-translocating P-type ATPase encodes MNGSTTFDLPISGMTCASCAGRVERALGKVPGVQSVSVNLANERAHVEVVGQMDPAVLIAAVDKAGYTASLPQSETTTDANQAQRLHRERWSLLLAVALALPLVLPMLVEPFGLHWMLPAWVQFALATPVQFIFGARFYIAAWKAVRAGAGNMDLLVAIGTSAGYGLSIYEWLTAPAGSMPHLYFEASAVVIALVLLGKYLESRAKRQTASAIRALEALRPERAIRVIEGREEEVAINALKLGDLVLVKPGERFPVDGEVVEGQSHADEALISGESLPVPKQPGDKVTGGAINGEGRLLVRTQALGAESVLARIIRLVEDAQAAKAPIQKLVDKVSQVFVPAVLVLALITLVGWWLYGASMETAIINAVAVLVIACPCALGLATPTAIMAGTGVAARYGILIKDAEALERAHEVSAVVFDKTGTLTSGAPKIAHLVAVDGNEALLLQQAGALQRGSEHPLAKAVLDACSEQGLNVADVSASQSLTGRGIAGTLDGRPLALGNRRLLEENGLSTGDLAESAKAWEAEGRTLSWLIEQGAHPRVLGLFAFGDTLKPGALEAVEQLKARHITSHLLTGDNRGSARVVAEALGIDDVHAEVLPADKAATVAELKKTGVVAMVGDGINDAPALAAADIGIAMGGGTDVAMHAAGITLMRGDPRLVPAALEISRKTYAKIRQNLFWAFVYNLIGIPLAAFGLLNPVLAGAAMALSSVSVVSNALLLKTWKPKDLEDQRT; translated from the coding sequence ATGAATGGATCGACCACGTTTGACCTGCCCATCAGCGGCATGACCTGTGCCAGCTGTGCCGGCCGTGTCGAGCGCGCGCTGGGCAAGGTGCCGGGGGTGCAAAGCGTCAGCGTCAACTTGGCCAATGAACGCGCCCACGTTGAAGTGGTGGGCCAGATGGACCCCGCCGTGTTGATCGCCGCCGTCGACAAGGCCGGCTATACCGCCAGCCTGCCCCAAAGTGAAACCACCACAGACGCAAACCAGGCACAACGCCTGCACCGCGAGCGTTGGTCGCTGCTGCTGGCCGTTGCGCTCGCGCTGCCGCTGGTGCTGCCGATGTTAGTAGAGCCCTTCGGCCTGCATTGGATGCTACCGGCCTGGGTGCAGTTCGCACTGGCCACGCCCGTGCAATTCATCTTTGGTGCGCGCTTCTATATAGCCGCCTGGAAAGCCGTACGGGCCGGTGCAGGCAATATGGACCTGCTGGTGGCCATCGGCACCAGCGCCGGGTATGGCCTAAGTATCTATGAATGGCTTACCGCGCCAGCAGGCAGCATGCCGCACCTTTACTTCGAAGCCTCGGCGGTGGTGATCGCCTTGGTGCTGCTGGGCAAATACCTGGAAAGCCGCGCCAAACGCCAGACTGCCAGCGCCATTCGCGCCCTTGAAGCGCTGCGCCCGGAGCGGGCAATTCGGGTCATTGAAGGCCGCGAAGAAGAGGTGGCCATCAATGCGCTGAAATTGGGCGACCTGGTCTTGGTCAAGCCCGGCGAGCGTTTCCCGGTGGACGGCGAAGTGGTCGAGGGTCAGAGCCACGCCGACGAAGCCTTGATCAGCGGTGAAAGCCTGCCAGTACCGAAACAACCGGGGGACAAGGTTACCGGCGGCGCCATCAACGGCGAAGGCCGCTTGCTGGTGCGCACCCAGGCCTTGGGCGCAGAAAGCGTGCTGGCGCGAATCATCCGCCTGGTGGAAGACGCACAAGCCGCCAAGGCACCGATCCAGAAGTTGGTGGATAAAGTCAGCCAAGTGTTCGTTCCAGCGGTTCTGGTGCTGGCGTTGATCACCCTGGTGGGCTGGTGGCTGTACGGCGCTTCGATGGAGACCGCGATCATCAACGCCGTCGCCGTACTGGTGATCGCCTGCCCTTGCGCCCTGGGCCTGGCCACACCCACCGCGATCATGGCCGGTACTGGCGTCGCCGCACGCTACGGCATCCTGATTAAAGACGCTGAGGCCCTGGAACGCGCCCATGAAGTAAGCGCCGTGGTGTTCGACAAGACCGGCACCCTTACCTCTGGCGCGCCGAAGATCGCCCATCTTGTGGCGGTGGATGGCAACGAAGCCCTGCTGTTGCAACAAGCCGGCGCATTGCAGCGCGGCAGTGAACACCCGTTGGCCAAGGCGGTGCTGGATGCCTGCAGCGAACAAGGGTTGAACGTGGCCGATGTAAGCGCCAGTCAATCCCTTACCGGTCGCGGCATTGCCGGCACACTCGACGGTCGGCCACTGGCCTTGGGCAATCGCCGGCTGTTGGAAGAAAACGGTTTGAGCACGGGCGACCTGGCCGAGTCGGCCAAGGCTTGGGAAGCCGAGGGACGCACGTTGTCCTGGCTGATTGAGCAAGGTGCACATCCGCGTGTGCTGGGCTTGTTCGCGTTTGGCGACACGCTCAAGCCCGGCGCACTGGAAGCGGTGGAGCAACTCAAGGCCCGGCACATCACCAGCCATTTGCTCACCGGCGACAATCGCGGCAGCGCCCGCGTGGTCGCCGAGGCGTTGGGCATCGATGATGTACACGCCGAAGTGCTGCCCGCCGACAAAGCCGCCACTGTCGCCGAGCTGAAAAAAACCGGCGTGGTGGCCATGGTCGGCGATGGCATCAACGACGCCCCGGCGCTGGCTGCCGCTGATATCGGTATCGCCATGGGCGGCGGCACCGACGTGGCCATGCACGCCGCCGGTATCACCTTGATGCGCGGCGACCCACGGCTGGTCCCGGCCGCCCTGGAGATCAGTCGCAAGACCTATGCGAAAATCCGCCAGAACCTGTTCTGGGCGTTTGTGTATAACTTGATCGGCATTCCCCTGGCGGCATTCGGCCTGCTCAACCCGGTTTTGGCCGGTGCAGCGATGGCCTTGTCCAGCGTCAGTGTGGTGAGCAATGCGTTACTGTTGAAGACTTGGAAACCCAAGGACCTGGAGGATCAACGCACATGA
- a CDS encoding LysR family transcriptional regulator yields MLRFDDLQLFVRAADLGSLSAAARVMDLSPAVASAALKRIEQQLGARLLARSTRSLRLTAEGEGFLEYARAALSSLDEGRRLLASGQDHVSGVLQLSAPSDFGRNQLLPWLDEFQREYPQLTVRLLLGDRIADLFRQPVDIALRYGEPEDSSLIALPVAAENVRVLCAAPSYLARHGEPRYLEQLAQHNCLLYMLGSRVHDHWTFHDGRREVSLTVSGDRFSDDADVVRRWAVAGVGIAYKSWLDVSTDVLAGRLRLILPELRGERTPLNLLCAHRAQLSKPINLLREMLVSRCATLSAQLPERLITGQ; encoded by the coding sequence ATGCTGCGTTTTGATGATTTGCAGTTGTTTGTGCGCGCCGCCGACTTGGGTAGTTTGTCGGCGGCGGCGCGGGTGATGGATTTGTCGCCTGCTGTGGCCAGTGCGGCGCTCAAGCGTATCGAACAGCAACTGGGCGCGCGCTTGCTGGCCCGCTCCACCCGCAGCTTGCGCCTGACTGCCGAAGGTGAAGGTTTCCTGGAATATGCCCGCGCCGCGTTGAGTTCTTTGGACGAAGGGCGACGTCTATTGGCCAGTGGCCAAGACCATGTCAGCGGCGTGCTGCAGCTGTCGGCACCTTCGGACTTCGGCCGCAACCAACTGCTGCCGTGGCTGGATGAGTTCCAGCGCGAGTACCCGCAACTGACCGTACGCCTGCTGTTGGGGGATCGCATTGCCGACTTGTTTCGCCAACCGGTGGACATCGCCCTGCGCTACGGCGAACCGGAGGATTCGAGTCTCATCGCACTCCCGGTCGCAGCAGAAAATGTGCGGGTGTTGTGCGCTGCGCCCAGTTACCTTGCGCGCCATGGTGAGCCGAGATATTTGGAACAACTGGCCCAGCACAATTGCCTGCTCTATATGCTCGGCAGCCGAGTCCATGATCACTGGACCTTTCACGACGGCAGGCGCGAAGTCAGTCTGACGGTCAGCGGTGATCGTTTCAGCGACGATGCAGATGTGGTGCGCCGCTGGGCGGTAGCCGGTGTGGGCATTGCTTATAAATCCTGGTTGGATGTCAGCACCGATGTGCTGGCTGGGCGCTTGCGTTTGATCCTGCCGGAGTTGCGTGGTGAACGAACGCCGCTCAATTTGTTGTGCGCACATCGCGCCCAGTTGAGCAAACCCATCAACTTGCTGCGGGAAATGCTTGTGTCTCGCTGTGCGACATTAAGCGCGCAGTTGCCGGAGCGATTGATCACCGGCCAGTAG
- a CDS encoding copper chaperone: MQVFNVEGMTCGHCVRAVTQAVQSQDPAAEVKVDLAAKQVSVQSQLSPEVIAGLIREEGYTVA; this comes from the coding sequence ATGCAAGTATTCAACGTTGAAGGAATGACCTGCGGCCATTGCGTTCGGGCCGTGACCCAGGCGGTGCAGAGCCAGGACCCGGCCGCTGAAGTGAAGGTGGACCTCGCGGCCAAGCAAGTCAGTGTGCAAAGCCAGCTGAGCCCGGAAGTGATCGCCGGCTTGATCCGTGAAGAAGGCTACACCGTCGCCTGA
- a CDS encoding acyl dehydratase encodes MEWQTLGAPPLLLPLYWRAALKRKITGTTLPERGLRCRVRINPKDVAAYRKVCGFADSPILPATYPHILAFGLQMQLLTDKTFPFPLLGLIHLSNRIRIHRPLGGVNDLTVGVHAQNLKPHPKGATFDLVTTAEDSLGLLWEAESRMLCRGVKLPGDATEDAQPTPTQVSELTHWPAPADIGRRYARVSGDYNPIHLSALTAKLFGFPQAIAHGLWNTAHTLAALGEHLPAANIEIAVEFRKPVRLPSEVRLWASAAGSSGELLLKGAGDIDHMVGKWQPIA; translated from the coding sequence ATGGAATGGCAAACGTTAGGCGCACCTCCGTTGTTGCTGCCGCTGTATTGGCGCGCGGCACTCAAGCGCAAGATCACCGGCACCACATTGCCCGAGCGAGGTTTACGCTGCCGGGTGCGCATCAACCCCAAGGATGTGGCGGCGTATCGCAAGGTGTGTGGGTTTGCCGACAGCCCGATCCTGCCGGCGACGTATCCCCATATCCTGGCGTTTGGCTTGCAGATGCAACTGCTCACCGACAAAACCTTTCCCTTCCCACTGCTGGGTTTGATCCACCTGAGCAACCGCATCCGCATTCATCGCCCACTCGGCGGAGTGAATGACCTGACCGTCGGCGTGCACGCGCAGAACCTCAAGCCCCACCCCAAGGGTGCGACGTTTGACTTGGTGACCACGGCCGAAGATTCCCTCGGCCTGCTGTGGGAAGCCGAAAGCCGCATGCTGTGTCGTGGCGTGAAGCTGCCCGGTGACGCCACGGAAGACGCACAGCCCACGCCCACTCAGGTCAGCGAACTGACGCACTGGCCGGCCCCCGCCGATATCGGCCGGCGGTATGCACGGGTTTCTGGCGACTACAACCCGATCCACCTCAGTGCCCTCACCGCCAAGCTGTTCGGCTTTCCCCAGGCCATCGCCCACGGGCTGTGGAACACAGCGCATACCCTCGCCGCCTTGGGCGAACACCTTCCCGCGGCCAATATCGAAATTGCCGTGGAGTTTCGCAAGCCAGTGCGCCTGCCCAGTGAGGTCAGGTTATGGGCCAGCGCGGCTGGCTCCAGTGGCGAGTTACTGCTCAAAGGCGCCGGCGATATTGATCACATGGTAGGTAAATGGCAGCCGATCGCCTGA
- a CDS encoding zinc-binding alcohol dehydrogenase family protein — protein sequence MKAIAYYTSLPINDPNALQDIELPAPVAGPRDLLVEVKAISVNPVDTKVRQNVAPENGAAKVLGWDVAGVVKAVGSEVTLFKAGDKVFYAGSLVRPGGNSELHTVDERIVGHMPKSLGFAEAAALPLTAITAWELLFERLQVHEGKQDEGQSLLIVGAAGGVGSILTQLASQLTALKVIGTASRPETQEWAKALGADLVIDHSQPLSEALKNAGQAHVTHVASLTQTDHHLDQLVEALQPQGKLALIDDPKALDVSKLKRKSLSLHWEFMYTRSMFETPDMIEQHNLLNRVAELIDAGTLKTTVGEHFGVINAANLRRAHALLESGKAKGKIVLEGF from the coding sequence ATGAAAGCCATTGCCTACTACACATCCCTACCAATAAACGACCCAAACGCCCTGCAAGACATCGAATTGCCCGCACCGGTCGCCGGCCCCCGTGACCTGCTGGTGGAAGTCAAAGCCATCTCCGTGAACCCGGTGGACACCAAGGTGCGCCAGAACGTCGCCCCGGAAAACGGCGCCGCCAAGGTGCTGGGCTGGGACGTGGCCGGTGTGGTCAAGGCTGTCGGCAGCGAAGTCACGCTGTTCAAGGCTGGTGACAAGGTGTTCTACGCAGGCTCCCTGGTACGCCCGGGCGGCAACAGCGAATTGCACACCGTGGACGAGCGCATCGTGGGCCACATGCCGAAAAGCCTCGGCTTCGCAGAGGCCGCCGCACTGCCGCTCACGGCTATCACCGCCTGGGAACTGCTGTTTGAGCGCCTGCAAGTGCATGAAGGGAAACAGGATGAAGGCCAGAGCCTGCTCATCGTCGGCGCAGCCGGTGGTGTGGGCTCGATCCTGACCCAACTCGCCAGCCAACTCACCGCGTTGAAAGTGATCGGTACCGCCTCGCGCCCGGAAACCCAGGAATGGGCCAAGGCCTTGGGCGCCGACCTGGTGATCGACCACAGCCAACCGCTGAGCGAAGCGCTGAAAAATGCCGGCCAGGCACACGTTACCCACGTCGCCAGCCTGACCCAGACCGACCATCACTTGGACCAGCTTGTTGAAGCCCTGCAACCCCAAGGCAAGCTGGCGCTGATCGACGACCCAAAAGCGCTGGACGTGAGCAAGCTCAAGCGCAAGAGCCTGTCGCTGCATTGGGAGTTCATGTACACACGCTCGATGTTCGAGACGCCGGACATGATCGAGCAGCACAACCTACTCAATCGCGTGGCCGAGCTGATCGACGCCGGCACCTTGAAAACCACGGTGGGCGAGCACTTCGGCGTGATCAATGCGGCCAACCTGCGCCGTGCCCACGCATTGCTGGAAAGCGGCAAGGCCAAGGGCAAGATTGTGTTGGAAGGGTTCTGA
- a CDS encoding antibiotic biosynthesis monooxygenase, which produces MSTAFNVIATLIAKPGQQAVLEPLLRGLLEPTRLEAGCEQYDLHQDLQHPETFYMLERWSDEAALADHDQSAHIQNFRAKAADVIEHFELKRLKFLA; this is translated from the coding sequence ATGTCCACAGCCTTTAACGTCATCGCCACGCTGATCGCCAAACCCGGCCAACAGGCCGTCCTGGAACCCCTGCTGCGCGGCCTGCTGGAACCTACCCGTCTTGAAGCCGGGTGCGAGCAGTACGACCTGCACCAGGATCTGCAACATCCAGAGACTTTCTACATGCTTGAACGCTGGAGCGACGAGGCCGCGCTGGCTGACCACGACCAGAGTGCCCACATTCAGAATTTCCGCGCCAAGGCGGCCGATGTGATCGAACACTTCGAACTCAAGCGCCTGAAGTTTCTTGCCTGA
- a CDS encoding ArsR family transcriptional regulator, with protein sequence MEESPCISHIASLLADPKRAAMLWALMDGSAKSSSELARSVGLTAASANAHLGRLIGSGLLRVEVGRGKRLFRMAAPDVSAAIDALACTTVASAARNAPEVALPALAAPLSLRRARLCRGHLGGELAAQLYQQMLAGRWIERYEHRTEVTLKGARHLAHLGIFTQALATPLVCDCCDWSQQHPHLGGALGAGLLQLFLQSNWISVAHDSQALTVSDIGLTEIARLAAPEQS encoded by the coding sequence ATGGAAGAATCACCTTGTATCAGTCATATCGCCAGCTTGCTCGCCGATCCCAAACGTGCCGCGATGCTCTGGGCCTTGATGGACGGTTCGGCCAAATCCTCCTCGGAGCTGGCGAGGTCTGTCGGGCTGACAGCGGCATCGGCCAACGCCCATCTGGGTCGGTTGATCGGTAGCGGGTTGCTGCGGGTCGAGGTTGGGCGCGGCAAGCGCCTGTTTCGCATGGCGGCGCCAGACGTCAGCGCCGCTATCGATGCCTTGGCCTGCACAACAGTGGCCAGCGCGGCACGCAACGCGCCAGAGGTTGCACTGCCTGCATTGGCGGCGCCGTTGTCGCTGCGACGTGCCCGGTTATGCCGTGGCCACCTCGGTGGCGAGTTGGCGGCGCAGTTGTACCAACAGATGTTGGCGGGGCGATGGATCGAGCGCTATGAACATCGGACTGAGGTCACACTAAAGGGAGCGCGGCACTTGGCGCACCTGGGTATTTTCACCCAGGCGCTGGCAACGCCATTGGTGTGTGACTGCTGCGATTGGAGTCAACAGCATCCGCACCTGGGAGGTGCGTTGGGCGCCGGGTTGCTGCAACTGTTCTTGCAGTCGAACTGGATCAGCGTGGCCCACGACTCCCAAGCGTTGACGGTAAGTGACATCGGCCTGACGGAAATCGCGCGATTGGCAGCGCCGGAGCAGTCGTAG
- a CDS encoding serine protein kinase RIO, with the protein MKTPKRIEPLIEDGLVDEVLRPLMSGKEAAVYVVRCGNELRCAKVYKEANKRSFRQASEYQEGRKVRNSRQARAMAKGSKFGKKETEDAWQNAEVAALFRLAGAGVRVPQPFDFLEGVLLMELVADEYGDAAPRLNDVVLEPDQAREYHAFLISQIVLMLCTGLVHGDLSEFNVLLTPTGPVIIDLPQAVDAAGNNHAFSMLERDVGNMASYFGRFAPELKKTKYAKEMWALYEAGTLHPASVLTGEFDEPEELADVGGVIREIEAARLDEERKQAIRAADDAPPSKTAEEPPPPWMQ; encoded by the coding sequence ATGAAGACTCCTAAACGCATTGAACCCCTGATCGAAGACGGTCTGGTCGACGAAGTGCTGCGCCCACTCATGAGTGGTAAAGAAGCAGCTGTTTATGTGGTGCGCTGCGGCAATGAATTGCGTTGCGCCAAGGTTTACAAGGAGGCGAACAAACGAAGTTTTCGTCAGGCGTCCGAATACCAGGAAGGCCGTAAGGTCCGCAACAGCCGCCAGGCCCGGGCCATGGCCAAGGGCTCCAAGTTCGGCAAGAAAGAAACCGAAGATGCCTGGCAAAACGCCGAAGTGGCGGCGTTGTTCCGCCTGGCCGGCGCGGGCGTTCGCGTGCCCCAGCCGTTCGACTTCCTCGAAGGCGTGCTGCTGATGGAACTGGTGGCTGACGAGTACGGCGATGCGGCGCCGCGTCTGAACGACGTGGTACTGGAGCCGGACCAGGCACGTGAATACCACGCCTTCCTGATCTCCCAGATTGTGCTGATGCTGTGTACCGGCCTGGTGCACGGTGACTTGTCCGAGTTCAACGTACTGCTCACGCCGACCGGCCCGGTGATCATCGACCTGCCTCAGGCGGTGGATGCGGCGGGCAACAACCACGCGTTCAGCATGCTGGAACGGGATGTTGGCAACATGGCTTCCTACTTCGGGCGCTTTGCCCCGGAGTTGAAGAAGACCAAGTACGCCAAGGAAATGTGGGCATTGTACGAAGCCGGCACCTTGCACCCGGCCAGTGTATTGACCGGCGAGTTCGACGAGCCGGAAGAACTGGCGGACGTGGGCGGCGTGATTCGCGAGATCGAAGCGGCGCGGCTGGATGAAGAGCGCAAGCAGGCGATTCGTGCGGCGGATGATGCGCCACCGAGCAAGACGGCGGAAGAACCGCCGCCGCCTTGGATGCAGTGA
- the cueR gene encoding Cu(I)-responsive transcriptional regulator — protein sequence MNIGQAARQSGLSAKMIRYYESIGLLKAAHRTDSGYRIYGADDLHTLAFIKRSRDLGFSLEEVGKLLTLWQDRQRASADVKALARQHIEALNQKILELGQLRDTLQDLVEHCQGDHRPDCPILKELASGSCCT from the coding sequence ATGAACATCGGCCAAGCCGCCCGCCAGAGCGGGTTGAGCGCCAAGATGATTCGCTACTACGAATCCATCGGCCTACTCAAAGCCGCCCACCGCACCGACAGCGGCTATCGGATCTATGGCGCGGACGACTTGCACACCCTGGCGTTTATCAAACGCTCGCGAGACTTGGGATTTTCGTTGGAAGAGGTCGGCAAGCTGCTAACGCTGTGGCAGGACCGGCAGCGCGCCAGCGCTGATGTGAAAGCGTTGGCGCGCCAGCATATCGAAGCGTTGAACCAGAAAATCCTGGAGCTGGGGCAATTGCGCGATACGTTGCAGGACCTGGTGGAGCACTGCCAGGGCGATCATCGGCCGGATTGTCCGATCCTCAAGGAACTGGCGTCGGGGAGTTGCTGCACCTGA
- a CDS encoding 3-oxoacyl-ACP reductase yields the protein MSDRFIDFANSSLGHRLVAAIGLPSPVRLERWQAGRLRPVEGALLLGGGALAREVQAFAHKLTDATYTYGNEASTWIPGHGPKLKAVVFDASELQHTDQLKQLREFFQPLLKNLDNSAHLVILGRAPESLSDPFAASAQRALEGFSRSLAKELRNGGVLQLLYVGDGAEDQLEGALRFFLSPKSAYISGQVIRLQACATPVEDWTRPLAGRKALVTGAARGIGASIAETLARDGADVILLDVPQAKADLEALSARLGARTVVLDICAEDAAGQLVEHLPDGLDILVHNAGITRDKTLANMTPEYWDAVLAVNLNAPQVLTKALLDSGTLHDNARVVLLASISGIAGNRGQTNYAASKAGLIGLAQAWAPLLKARGISINAVAPGFIETQMTAHIPFALREAGRRMSSLGQGGLPQDVAEAVAWLGQPGSGAVSGQALRVCGQSLLGA from the coding sequence ATGTCTGACCGTTTTATCGACTTCGCCAACTCAAGCCTCGGCCATCGCCTGGTCGCCGCCATTGGCCTGCCGTCACCGGTACGCCTGGAACGCTGGCAAGCTGGACGCCTGCGCCCGGTGGAAGGTGCACTGTTGTTAGGCGGGGGCGCGCTGGCGAGAGAGGTGCAAGCGTTCGCCCACAAACTCACCGACGCGACTTATACCTACGGCAACGAGGCCTCGACCTGGATTCCCGGCCACGGCCCCAAACTCAAGGCCGTGGTATTCGACGCCAGTGAGCTGCAACACACCGATCAGCTCAAGCAACTGCGCGAATTCTTCCAACCGCTGCTGAAAAACCTGGATAACAGCGCGCACCTGGTGATCCTCGGCCGTGCCCCGGAAAGTCTCAGCGACCCGTTCGCCGCCAGCGCCCAACGCGCGCTTGAGGGATTCAGCCGTTCGCTGGCCAAGGAGTTGCGCAACGGCGGCGTGTTGCAATTGCTCTATGTGGGCGACGGCGCGGAGGATCAGTTGGAAGGCGCGTTGCGCTTTTTCCTCTCTCCGAAAAGTGCCTACATCAGCGGCCAGGTCATTCGCCTGCAAGCCTGCGCTACACCGGTCGAGGATTGGACACGCCCGCTGGCCGGGCGCAAGGCGCTGGTCACCGGTGCCGCCCGAGGTATCGGAGCGTCCATCGCCGAAACCCTGGCCCGCGACGGCGCTGACGTCATCCTGCTGGATGTGCCCCAAGCCAAGGCTGACCTCGAAGCCCTCTCCGCACGCTTGGGTGCGCGCACCGTGGTGTTGGATATCTGCGCCGAAGACGCCGCCGGCCAATTGGTCGAACACCTGCCCGATGGGCTCGACATTCTGGTGCACAACGCCGGCATCACCCGCGATAAAACCCTGGCCAACATGACGCCGGAATATTGGGACGCAGTGCTGGCGGTGAACCTGAATGCACCCCAGGTGTTGACCAAGGCCCTGCTGGACAGCGGCACCCTGCACGACAACGCACGCGTGGTGCTGCTGGCCTCCATCAGCGGTATTGCCGGCAACCGTGGGCAAACCAACTATGCGGCGAGCAAGGCCGGGTTGATTGGGCTCGCGCAAGCCTGGGCACCCTTGCTCAAGGCGCGCGGGATCAGCATCAACGCGGTAGCGCCGGGTTTTATTGAAACGCAGATGACTGCGCATATTCCGTTCGCCCTGCGTGAGGCCGGGCGCCGCATGAGTTCCTTGGGCCAGGGCGGTTTGCCACAGGACGTCGCCGAAGCCGTGGCCTGGCTCGGCCAACCGGGCAGCGGCGCGGTCAGCGGGCAAGCGCTGCGGGTCTGTGGGCAAAGTCTTTTGGGAGCGTAA